One Malassezia vespertilionis chromosome 6, complete sequence genomic window, TGAGCTGAGCAAAGAGACGGCATGCATCGCGTTCCTTGAGGCATTTGTGTGCCAGGATATAATCAAATAGTtcgccgcccgcgccgtACTCGAGCACGATGCCAATGTAGCGCTCCGACTCGATTACCTCGTAGAGATGAACGATGTTGGGGTGCCGCAATTCCTGTGGTTAGCATGTGCACAACGTACCTTGAGTACATGGatttcgcgctcgacctTGCTCATCTTGGCGGCTTCGGCTTCGTGCTCTTCCGCTGCCGCGACCTTGTCACGCTTGATGAGCTTGATCGCAGCTTCTTCGCCCCATGTGCGGTGCACACCGAGCTTGACCTTGCCAAACTCGCCCTCTCCAAGCGTCTGGAGCAAGAGGTAGTCGCCAAAGTAGACCTGGGGGCGCGATGGATTCGCGGAGAAGTAGTCCAGTGCAGTCGGTGACGTTacttgcagcggcgtctGAGTAAAATCAAGCACCTGTGCAGCCGCACTGGTATCGGGCGCCGTCGCACCTTCGGTGGCCGACATGACAGTAGGGCGCAAAGGAAAGGAGCCCCCAGTGTCGAGTTCCACGCGCAAAAAATTCGCACGGCGCCACAACCCATTTGCGTCGTGTCGCGCGCGTACCGTATTACTAATCTGGACAAATGCGTCGAAACCGCTCAAAGCCACGTGGCATGTGCatatgcagcgcagcgtttcGTGGCGTCTGCGGCGTCGGATGGCAGACgaggcgcggtgctgtgcGCGGTGCCGCAAGGCACAGGCCGAAGTACACGTACGCGAGCAGGTGTACTGCGCAGGGTGCTATGCGCGTGTTTTTGCAGAAAAGGTGCGGTTCGGCCTGGAGTatacgcgcggcgcaatccTCCAAAAAAGTGTAGTGCGGCCGTGGGAGCAGGGGCTGGAGACAGGCGACGGGCCTGCAGTCGCGCCGGCGATCGCTATTGCATACAGCGGCGGGCTTGCCAGCacggtgctgctgcacgccgTCTCCAAGGCGTTGAGTGGGGCGCATAGCGCCCACTATCTTCCGGCACGTGCACCGGAAATGGCGCGGATCGACGTGCTGTACGTGCaggacggcgctgcgcgcgcaaagtgtGGCCTGCCGCAATATGATACAGAGCAGGTGCGTGCTCAGGCGTTGCGAATTGCGCCACATGCGACGTTTGCATGCGTGGACCTCGCCGCTTGCTACGCCGATGGCAGCGTCGACTgtgtgctcgagcgcgacggcaaaAAGTATCTCGGCGAGCGTGCGGCAGGAGATGCACAGCAGGCactgcgcagtgcattggATACCCTATTTCCCGCATCGACTTCGCGCACCGGGGTTGCCGCTGCACGTACACGCGTCGAGGATCTACACAAGATACTCATGCACCAccttttgcgcacgacTGCCATGGAGCGgggatgcgccgcgctcatGTACGCAGATGACGCAGTGACGAGCGCCTCTGCACTGCTCGAAGGGATTGCGAACGGTGCGGGGCACAAGCTGccgatcgcgcgcgcagcgtcccaGTGGTGGGTGGCCGAGCAGGAAACTTTGCTCATCGTCCATCCGCTGCACACGATTCTTCCTTCAGAGCTTGTTTATTATGCGCAAACAAATGCACTTGGTCCGCTATATTGcccaacgccgcgcgcgggTGCGGAGAAGCacagcatcggcgcgctgaCCCACTCGCTCGTCGCCTCGCTGCAGGACGGCGTGTCAAGTACAGTGAGCACGATCGCAGGGACGGGCAGCAAGCTCGTGTACATGCCAGATACCTTGTGGCCGACAAGCAACGAAATAGACCTCGACGAAGCGACGGACGCGATGCATCTTAaacagcgcgacgcgccgaggaTTGGCGCCAAGGGCATGTCGCTTGTCGCGTCTGTCCAAACACTTCCACGCTGGGATCCctcgctgctgccgccgTCCTGTCCACTGTGCCATCTCCCGGCaaagcgcgatgcggctgcgtggcgtgcgcagcgctctGTCACGTCGAGCCGCACAGCCACCCAGGACCCATTAAACTTGACGCCGCTCCATACGCGCTTATGCTATACATGCCTCCATGTACTGCAAGTGCCCAGCACGCCCACTGgtgcgtcgagcgcgcaaatgccgcTCCCGCTGTACGTCCTCAACGCCATGCACCGGCCCGAGCACGGCAGGCAACaggtgcgcgccgcgcaggaTACTGCGTATATACCACCCGAGCATACGCCGCACATTCCTGGCGGACGTGCCTCCCACGCCCTGCAGCCTGTATCGCGCGAAGCAATGCACGATGCGGTCCAAGCGTTTCTCTTGTAGCACGTAGTCGTCCGAATGTGGAGGTCTTGGATGGTTGTGGAGGCTGCTGGCCCTTTTCGTCTTGCTTTGTGCAATGTCTGGGCACGCCTCGCATCATGGGCCCGGCGCAGACCACGCCCATGGACCGCATATGGACGATCTGGATAGGAATAGAGGGACTTCTTTGTCGAACGTGCTGTCCAGCACCAACGCAAAACTTGCAACCATCTCT contains:
- a CDS encoding uncharacterized protein (COG:J; EggNog:ENOG503PKIA), producing MADEARCCARCRKAQAEVHVREQVYCAGCYARVFAEKVRFGLEYTRGAILQKSVVRPWEQGLETGDGPAVAPAIAIAYSGGLASTVLLHAVSKALSGAHSAHYLPARAPEMARIDVLYVQDGAARAKCGLPQYDTEQVRAQALRIAPHATFACVDLAACYADGSVDCVLERDGKKYLGERAAGDAQQALRSALDTLFPASTSRTGVAAARTRVEDLHKILMHHLLRTTAMERGCAALMYADDAVTSASALLEGIANGAGHKLPIARAASQWWVAEQETLLIVHPLHTILPSELVYYAQTNALGPLYCPTPRAGAEKHSIGALTHSLVASLQDGVSSTVSTIAGTGSKLVYMPDTLWPTSNEIDLDEATDAMHLKQRDAPRIGAKGMSLVASVQTLPRWDPSLLPPSCPLCHLPAKRDAAAWRAQRSVTSSRTATQDPLNLTPLHTRLCYTCLHVLQVPSTPTGASSAQMPLPLYVLNAMHRPEHGRQQVRAAQDTAYIPPEHTPHIPGGRASHALQPVSREAMHDAVQAFLL